One genomic segment of Blastopirellula marina includes these proteins:
- a CDS encoding acyl-CoA dehydrogenase family protein translates to MSDKEIISPDSSNLAALCAQLSQMANSLQTAHDWPAEQLLNCAKHGVFRWFIAQEQGGFGWSGDDVVRGYLELSAACLTTTFVITQRTGACRRIAASENEPLKQSLLPDLLSGKTFATVGISHLTTSRQHLKKTALLATEVDGGYKLDGYSPWVTGAKAADTLVIGASLEDGRQMLLAVPAKGIGIEVGAPAELVGLSASQTGPVNFKDAFCPREWILDGPREDVMKKGSGANTGGLETSTLAVGLSMAAYRFLLAQRESRSEFAQPTEHFEAELEALKSDLLAAAAGEPQCDPMQIRSRANSLVLRITQAALSSAKGAGYLQSHDVGRWCREALFFLVWSCPSNVLSANLCELARIEG, encoded by the coding sequence ATGTCCGATAAAGAAATCATCTCGCCCGATTCAAGTAACCTTGCGGCTTTATGCGCGCAGCTAAGCCAAATGGCGAATTCTCTGCAGACGGCCCACGACTGGCCTGCCGAGCAGCTACTTAATTGTGCAAAGCACGGGGTTTTTCGTTGGTTCATCGCTCAAGAGCAGGGCGGGTTCGGCTGGTCAGGCGATGACGTCGTGCGGGGGTATCTCGAACTTTCGGCCGCTTGTTTGACCACTACGTTCGTCATTACGCAGCGTACGGGTGCCTGCCGAAGGATTGCTGCAAGTGAGAACGAACCCCTGAAGCAATCGCTGCTGCCTGATCTGCTGTCCGGAAAAACTTTTGCCACGGTGGGGATCTCTCATCTGACCACCAGCCGCCAGCACTTGAAAAAAACGGCTCTGTTGGCAACGGAAGTGGATGGGGGGTACAAGCTCGATGGTTACAGCCCGTGGGTCACCGGGGCGAAAGCGGCCGATACGTTGGTCATTGGTGCCAGCCTGGAAGATGGCCGACAAATGCTGTTGGCCGTGCCTGCGAAGGGAATTGGAATTGAGGTGGGTGCCCCTGCGGAACTCGTCGGACTGTCGGCCAGCCAAACTGGCCCGGTCAACTTCAAGGATGCATTTTGCCCACGCGAGTGGATCCTGGATGGTCCTCGTGAAGATGTCATGAAGAAAGGAAGTGGTGCGAACACCGGCGGTCTGGAGACCTCGACTCTGGCCGTTGGTCTTTCCATGGCTGCTTACCGTTTTCTGCTTGCTCAGCGCGAAAGTCGTAGCGAGTTCGCCCAGCCAACCGAGCACTTCGAGGCGGAACTCGAGGCCCTCAAGAGCGATCTACTGGCTGCCGCTGCCGGAGAACCACAGTGCGATCCGATGCAAATCCGCTCAAGAGCTAATAGCCTGGTCCTGCGAATCACGCAAGCCGCGCTCAGCTCGGCCAAGGGGGCCGGCTATCTGCAAAGCCACGATGTCGGACGCTGGTGCCGCGAGGCGTTGTTCTTCCTGGTCTGGAGTTGCCCGAGCAACGTCCTGTCTGCGAACCTCTGTGAACTTGCTAGAATCGAGGGATAG
- the cysC gene encoding adenylyl-sulfate kinase, which translates to MSENVEITWHDHHVSRTDREKLNGHGGGVLWFTGLSGSGKSTVANAVDGKLHQMGIHTFLLDGDNVRHGLNASSKILEESYSPEYAQRFGLGFGAQDRAENIRRIGAVADLFCQAGVLVLTAFVSPYQSDRDAVRRIVESSGSAGDFIEVFVDTPLAVCEQRDPKGLYKKARAGEIKGFTGIDDPYEAPAKPEVHLAGGDYTPDQLADQVIAHLREQGKLPQV; encoded by the coding sequence ATGTCTGAAAACGTTGAAATCACCTGGCACGACCATCACGTCTCCCGCACCGATCGGGAGAAGCTGAACGGGCATGGAGGGGGTGTGCTTTGGTTTACGGGGCTCAGCGGCAGCGGCAAAAGCACCGTGGCCAATGCCGTCGATGGGAAGCTGCATCAGATGGGGATTCACACCTTCCTGCTCGATGGCGACAACGTCCGCCACGGGCTCAATGCCAGTAGCAAGATCCTGGAAGAGAGCTATTCGCCAGAGTATGCCCAGCGATTTGGTCTCGGATTCGGGGCTCAAGACCGGGCGGAGAACATCCGCCGCATTGGTGCCGTTGCGGATCTCTTCTGCCAGGCAGGCGTGTTGGTGCTGACCGCGTTTGTGAGTCCTTACCAGTCCGATCGAGACGCCGTGCGGCGAATTGTCGAATCGAGCGGAAGTGCCGGTGACTTTATCGAGGTGTTTGTTGATACGCCGCTAGCGGTGTGTGAACAACGCGATCCCAAAGGGCTCTACAAGAAAGCTCGGGCAGGCGAAATCAAAGGGTTTACCGGCATCGACGATCCCTACGAAGCCCCAGCCAAACCCGAAGTTCATCTGGCCGGTGGAGATTACACGCCGGATCAACTTGCCGATCAAGTGATCGCGCATCTTCGAGAGCAAGGGAAGTTGCCTCAGGTTTAA
- a CDS encoding BON domain-containing protein, with protein MISSSMKDIRSRVVTALAASSNPRLRFIQVELDEEHENTVCLSGRVASFYQKQLAQELVRSIDSDVEVRNDLRVDDSTW; from the coding sequence ATGATTAGTTCCTCAATGAAAGATATCCGTTCGCGCGTCGTCACGGCGCTCGCGGCCAGCAGCAATCCCCGTTTACGCTTCATTCAAGTCGAACTCGACGAAGAACACGAGAACACGGTTTGCCTCAGCGGCCGAGTGGCCTCGTTCTATCAAAAGCAACTCGCCCAGGAACTGGTCCGTTCGATCGACAGCGACGTGGAAGTTCGCAATGATCTGCGTGTAGACGATTCTACCTGGTAG
- the waaF gene encoding lipopolysaccharide heptosyltransferase II: MAGTRNIAVVLPNWIGDVVMATPTLRAIREGLNPGDRLVGIMRPYVQDVLDGSRLLDDVMLWTKKAKNPNQRFLNVASQMRRRGFDQAILLPNSISSAGLAYLGGVKQRIGYRRYGRGPLLTHALDPPTENGERIPVSAVDYYLALAELAGYEVRSRHCELGYTNIDDLRAQVIWRQYRFFERRVIIFNTGGAYGGAKHWPADYYTALARRLVEDPRNAVLLICGPSERETVAQIEREVNHPFVRSLAAEDPTIGMSKAVINMAALMITTDSGPRHFAAAFNIPSVAIFGPTDPRWAENYNPYELILSAGSDCAPCAQRECPLKHHRCMRDLAVNDVLLAAQRQLDWQANQTRAA, encoded by the coding sequence ATGGCGGGCACACGAAACATTGCGGTCGTATTACCGAATTGGATCGGCGACGTGGTCATGGCCACGCCGACCCTGCGAGCCATTCGCGAAGGCCTGAACCCAGGCGATCGCCTGGTCGGCATCATGCGTCCCTACGTGCAAGATGTGCTGGACGGTAGTCGCCTGCTGGACGACGTGATGCTGTGGACCAAGAAGGCAAAGAATCCGAATCAGCGGTTCTTGAACGTTGCCTCGCAGATGCGACGGCGCGGGTTTGATCAGGCCATCCTTTTGCCCAACTCGATCAGTTCGGCCGGTCTGGCCTATCTGGGCGGCGTTAAGCAACGCATCGGCTATCGCCGCTACGGCCGCGGTCCTTTGCTCACGCATGCATTGGATCCACCCACGGAAAATGGCGAGCGGATACCAGTTTCGGCTGTCGATTACTATCTCGCGCTGGCAGAACTTGCCGGCTACGAAGTTCGCTCGCGCCACTGCGAACTTGGTTATACCAATATCGACGACCTGCGTGCCCAGGTTATCTGGCGGCAATATCGTTTCTTCGAGCGGCGCGTGATCATCTTCAACACCGGCGGTGCGTATGGCGGTGCGAAGCATTGGCCGGCCGACTACTACACAGCGCTGGCTCGTCGTTTAGTCGAAGACCCTCGCAACGCGGTGCTGCTGATTTGTGGCCCCAGCGAGCGTGAGACAGTCGCTCAGATCGAACGCGAAGTGAATCATCCGTTCGTACGGAGCCTGGCCGCGGAAGACCCGACCATTGGCATGAGCAAAGCCGTGATCAACATGGCGGCGCTGATGATCACCACCGATTCAGGACCACGCCACTTCGCGGCGGCGTTCAACATCCCATCGGTTGCCATTTTCGGCCCGACCGATCCTCGCTGGGCCGAGAACTACAACCCGTACGAGTTGATTCTCTCGGCTGGCAGCGACTGCGCCCCTTGTGCCCAGCGCGAATGTCCCTTGAAACATCACCGCTGCATGCGAGATCTGGCGGTGAATGACGTGCTGTTGGCTGCCCAGCGACAACTCGACTGGCAAGCGAATCAAACGCGAGCAGCCTAA
- the rfaE2 gene encoding D-glycero-beta-D-manno-heptose 1-phosphate adenylyltransferase — protein MSLPPLLQAFKSMRPAKVLVLGDMILDRYTYGNAQRISQESPVIVLHADEQELRLGGAANVCNMLRGLDCHVVAAGVHGRDESGSQMVELAQQSGIDTRLIACDASRPTTLKERFVGRAGSRHPSQILRVDHEQTEAIADWLVEKIYSGIENQIEDFDVILISDYAKGVCTPKLLQMVIQLANKHNIPTLVDPMRGHDYERYRGATLLKANRIETELASGVTLKTVADASAAGSQLCQQLDLQDVIVTLDRDGMALVSRDGVSCHFPTQARSVYDITGAGDMVLAMLGACLGSGLDREDSVRLANVAAGLEVEKSGVAVIPLAEIEAELRTDLLPGQKKIVTHQQIAAIAEEHHRRGEKIVFTNGCFDLLHFGHVTNLTEASKMGEVLVVGLNSDASVSKLKGPTRPVISETERSAMLAALSCVDYVVVFGEDTPYDLIKAVRPDILVKGGHYVPEEIPGYDILQEYGGEIRLVDIVGGFSTTDIIQKVAANETIRRTAAA, from the coding sequence GTGAGCCTCCCCCCGCTCTTGCAAGCGTTTAAATCGATGCGTCCTGCCAAGGTTCTGGTCTTGGGGGACATGATCCTCGACCGCTACACCTACGGCAACGCTCAGCGAATCAGCCAGGAATCGCCGGTGATCGTGCTGCATGCCGACGAGCAGGAACTACGCCTGGGCGGGGCAGCCAACGTCTGCAATATGCTGCGAGGGCTCGACTGCCACGTGGTTGCCGCTGGCGTCCACGGCCGCGACGAGTCTGGCAGCCAGATGGTGGAACTCGCACAGCAGTCGGGCATCGACACTCGCCTGATTGCCTGCGACGCCTCCAGGCCCACGACGCTGAAAGAACGCTTCGTCGGGCGAGCCGGGTCGCGGCATCCAAGCCAAATCCTGCGCGTCGATCACGAACAGACCGAAGCGATCGCCGACTGGCTCGTCGAGAAGATCTACAGCGGCATCGAGAATCAAATCGAAGACTTCGACGTCATTTTGATCTCGGACTATGCCAAGGGAGTCTGCACGCCGAAGCTGCTGCAGATGGTCATTCAACTGGCAAACAAGCACAACATTCCAACGCTGGTCGACCCGATGCGAGGACACGACTACGAACGCTACCGCGGTGCGACGCTGCTCAAAGCCAACCGAATTGAAACCGAACTGGCCAGCGGCGTTACGCTGAAGACGGTTGCCGATGCCTCGGCCGCCGGTAGCCAGTTGTGCCAACAACTGGACCTGCAAGACGTGATCGTCACGCTCGATCGAGATGGCATGGCCTTGGTCAGCCGCGATGGCGTTTCGTGCCACTTCCCCACCCAGGCCCGCAGCGTGTACGACATCACCGGAGCCGGCGACATGGTTCTGGCCATGCTGGGCGCTTGCCTGGGCAGTGGTTTGGATCGTGAAGACTCGGTTCGCCTGGCAAACGTGGCCGCCGGTCTGGAAGTCGAGAAGTCAGGCGTGGCCGTGATTCCCCTGGCCGAGATCGAAGCCGAACTTCGCACCGACCTACTACCTGGCCAGAAGAAGATTGTCACGCACCAGCAGATCGCAGCGATCGCCGAAGAGCATCATCGTCGCGGCGAGAAGATTGTGTTCACCAACGGCTGCTTCGACCTGCTGCACTTCGGCCACGTGACCAACCTGACCGAAGCTTCCAAGATGGGTGAAGTGCTGGTCGTGGGTCTGAACAGCGATGCGAGTGTCTCGAAGCTGAAAGGCCCAACCAGGCCCGTCATCAGCGAGACCGAACGCTCGGCCATGCTCGCCGCGCTGTCGTGCGTCGATTACGTGGTGGTATTCGGCGAAGACACGCCGTACGACCTGATCAAAGCGGTCCGCCCAGACATCCTGGTCAAAGGGGGACACTACGTACCGGAAGAGATTCCCGGGTACGACATTCTGCAGGAATACGGCGGAGAGATTCGCCTGGTCGATATCGTCGGTGGATTCTCGACGACCGACATCATTCAGAAGGTTGCGGCCAACGAAACCATTCGCCGCACGGCTGCTGCTTAG
- a CDS encoding amidohydrolase: protein MSESSLSPHSQMEAIDLQMAHLWMVRTFLKHAEETEEDEELQQVARTLYDYMLALGPAVQANDSATYLKQAKKKFSKLRKACELFEEIQPEISDHTNFKMAAVSCRQVVNQVGAILGASTS, encoded by the coding sequence ATGAGTGAATCGTCCCTTTCGCCGCACTCCCAGATGGAGGCCATCGACTTGCAGATGGCCCACCTGTGGATGGTGCGTACGTTCCTCAAGCATGCCGAGGAAACGGAAGAAGACGAAGAGCTGCAACAGGTCGCCCGGACGCTGTACGACTACATGCTGGCCCTAGGGCCGGCGGTTCAAGCGAATGACTCGGCCACGTATCTGAAGCAAGCGAAGAAGAAATTCAGCAAGCTGCGCAAAGCGTGCGAACTGTTCGAGGAGATCCAGCCTGAGATCTCGGACCACACTAACTTCAAAATGGCGGCGGTCAGCTGCCGCCAGGTGGTCAACCAGGTCGGAGCGATTTTGGGTGCTAGCACCTCTTAA
- a CDS encoding FtsX-like permease family protein, producing MNRWRLILRSAQQFWQTNLAVLLGVAAATAVLTGALIIGDSVRGSLRDLALSRLGSIQEILLADRFFRPSVAEQIEKQNENTTAVPIVLMQGTLQTVGEKPDDPTKVAGNLAVLGIDEAFWKLGDVPGWTPTAISDEEIILNQPLADELGVKQGDLVTLRLPGGNDVPADSPLGRKTAETQSLPRLTVKAVIPAEGLGRFGMHPTQQLPLNAYASKAALQEALEQDDRVNAVMVSHPDGQTLDLSKLFLTLADYNFELTKVEQKFQDQTIYDYWQLTSSRMIFGNAAAEAVEKAFAGDAHPTFTYLATSIGVGEVPQGEDKTSIPYSTVTALQPAGLDYPLVDLDGKPIEKIGNDEIVLNSWTVDHLNLARAAKLKKDNPELSNEEAKAQSQINVGDTIYLKFFEPESSHGVAKETGRTFRLAAITPLTEPVEPFRRSRPPEFDKAPTTANDPDYTPVVKGITDQDSINDWDPPFPYDNTRVDGDDEEYWDNYRTTPKAFISLGMGQTLWGSRFGKVTSLRFSGTKYTDEHTLQTKTEEALAPHRSELGFRLLTVRKDALMAAAGTTPFNVLFMGFSMFIIGSALMLVSLLFRLGLEQRSQQIGLLQAVGLSRKVTQGLLIREAGLIAVVGSIAGVIIGIGYAWLMLVGLRTWWLGAVVTPFLTLHLDNPSSLVIGLVSGSLVCLLTIVFGMRGLKKLSVRGLLQGSTTDTQTTFGKRSRWALFAGIACAVGAVGLSFLAAGLGGEAQAGAFFGSGALVLTACLLLLWHALRRGVGSGHEGTFTLGQLALSNAARNPGRSTLTIGLIASAAFLIVAIGAFRLSPTESGSGGMNLIAESSQPLYRDLNTEEGRLETGFTEEEDQQLASTTILSLRVQPGDDASCLNLYQSNSPRVLGVTPSMMKYYAQSDVTHFEWVASAATSGESKWEALNKKADGINEPIPVALDNNTAMYALHLYGGIGEEFTTTDDDGRETKYIVAGLLSNCVFQGNLLISEANFLDRYPDVSGYEMFLVRTPEGKEEAVRSVLETRLADQGFDITSAEKILTGLLAVQNTYLSTFQSLGALGLLLGTFGLAAVQLRTILERRSELALLRAAGFANGRLYSLVMRETMVLLLGGLATGVISALITVVPHMVFGNASIPFASLGGMLSMILVVGIVSSSLAVRSALKGDIVPALRGS from the coding sequence ATGAATCGTTGGCGTTTGATCCTGCGAAGTGCTCAACAGTTCTGGCAAACCAACCTGGCCGTGCTGCTGGGTGTCGCCGCCGCGACAGCCGTTCTGACCGGGGCACTGATCATCGGTGACTCGGTGCGAGGAAGCCTGCGCGACCTGGCACTGTCTCGCTTAGGCTCCATTCAAGAGATTTTGCTGGCCGATCGTTTCTTCCGGCCCAGCGTCGCCGAGCAAATTGAAAAGCAGAACGAGAATACCACGGCCGTTCCGATCGTCCTTATGCAAGGGACGTTGCAAACGGTCGGCGAGAAACCGGACGACCCCACCAAGGTCGCCGGTAACCTGGCCGTGCTGGGCATTGACGAAGCGTTCTGGAAGCTGGGGGATGTCCCCGGCTGGACACCAACCGCCATCAGCGACGAAGAGATCATCCTCAATCAGCCCCTGGCCGATGAACTGGGGGTGAAGCAGGGAGACCTCGTCACGCTACGACTGCCAGGCGGGAACGACGTGCCGGCCGATAGCCCCCTGGGTCGTAAGACCGCCGAGACGCAAAGCCTGCCACGGCTGACCGTGAAAGCGGTGATCCCGGCCGAAGGGCTTGGGCGTTTCGGGATGCATCCCACGCAGCAGTTGCCGCTCAATGCCTACGCTTCCAAGGCCGCCCTGCAAGAGGCGCTCGAACAAGACGACCGCGTCAATGCCGTTATGGTGAGTCACCCCGATGGGCAGACACTCGATCTGAGCAAGCTGTTTCTAACGCTGGCCGACTACAACTTCGAGCTCACCAAGGTCGAGCAGAAGTTCCAAGACCAAACGATCTACGACTATTGGCAGCTGACCAGCAGCCGGATGATCTTCGGCAATGCTGCCGCCGAAGCCGTTGAAAAGGCCTTCGCAGGGGACGCCCACCCGACGTTCACGTACCTGGCCACTTCGATCGGTGTGGGGGAAGTGCCGCAGGGTGAGGACAAGACCTCGATCCCCTATTCGACCGTCACGGCGCTGCAGCCTGCGGGGCTTGATTACCCGCTGGTTGATCTCGACGGGAAACCGATTGAAAAGATCGGCAACGACGAGATCGTCCTGAACTCGTGGACGGTCGATCACTTGAACCTGGCCCGCGCGGCGAAGCTGAAGAAGGACAACCCCGAGCTGAGCAATGAAGAGGCGAAAGCGCAGTCGCAGATCAACGTCGGCGACACGATCTACCTGAAGTTCTTCGAGCCTGAAAGCTCGCATGGCGTGGCCAAAGAGACCGGCCGCACGTTCCGCCTGGCCGCCATCACGCCGCTGACCGAACCGGTAGAACCGTTCCGGCGAAGTCGCCCTCCCGAATTCGATAAGGCACCCACCACCGCGAACGATCCCGACTACACGCCGGTTGTCAAAGGGATTACCGACCAGGATTCGATCAACGACTGGGACCCACCGTTTCCGTATGACAATACCCGCGTCGATGGGGACGACGAAGAATATTGGGACAACTACCGCACCACCCCCAAAGCGTTTATCTCGCTTGGAATGGGGCAAACGCTATGGGGGAGCCGCTTCGGCAAAGTGACTTCGCTCCGCTTCTCTGGCACGAAGTACACCGACGAACATACGCTGCAAACGAAGACCGAAGAGGCCCTGGCACCGCACCGCAGTGAGCTTGGCTTTCGCCTTTTGACTGTGAGAAAGGACGCCTTGATGGCTGCGGCCGGCACGACTCCATTCAACGTGCTGTTCATGGGCTTCTCGATGTTCATCATCGGCTCGGCGTTGATGCTGGTGTCGCTGCTGTTTCGCCTGGGGTTGGAACAGCGAAGCCAGCAGATCGGTCTGCTGCAAGCCGTGGGGCTTAGCCGTAAGGTGACCCAAGGCCTGCTGATCCGCGAGGCGGGCCTGATTGCAGTGGTGGGAAGTATCGCTGGCGTGATCATCGGCATCGGCTATGCGTGGCTGATGCTGGTAGGACTGCGAACGTGGTGGCTGGGAGCGGTCGTTACACCGTTTCTGACACTGCATCTGGATAACCCGAGCAGTCTGGTGATCGGCCTGGTGAGTGGTTCGCTCGTATGTTTGCTGACGATTGTCTTCGGTATGCGAGGGCTGAAGAAGCTTTCCGTGCGCGGCTTACTCCAAGGGAGCACGACCGATACGCAAACCACTTTCGGCAAACGCAGCCGCTGGGCCCTGTTTGCGGGCATCGCTTGTGCCGTGGGAGCGGTCGGGCTGTCGTTTCTGGCCGCTGGCCTGGGCGGCGAAGCCCAGGCCGGGGCATTCTTTGGTTCGGGTGCCCTGGTGTTAACCGCGTGTTTGCTGCTGCTGTGGCACGCGCTGCGTCGTGGGGTTGGTTCAGGCCATGAAGGGACGTTCACCTTGGGGCAACTGGCTCTGAGCAATGCGGCGCGTAACCCGGGACGCAGCACGCTGACGATCGGCTTGATCGCGTCGGCGGCGTTTTTGATCGTGGCGATCGGGGCGTTTCGCTTGTCACCCACCGAGTCTGGCTCTGGAGGCATGAACCTGATCGCCGAAAGCTCGCAGCCGCTGTATCGCGATCTCAACACCGAAGAAGGCCGACTCGAAACCGGCTTCACGGAAGAGGAAGACCAACAGCTTGCGTCGACGACAATTCTTTCACTGCGGGTACAACCAGGAGACGATGCCAGCTGCTTGAACCTGTATCAATCGAACAGCCCTCGCGTGCTGGGCGTGACGCCGAGCATGATGAAGTATTACGCTCAATCGGACGTCACCCATTTCGAGTGGGTAGCCTCGGCAGCGACCAGTGGCGAGTCGAAATGGGAAGCACTGAACAAGAAGGCGGACGGCATCAATGAGCCGATTCCCGTAGCGCTCGACAATAACACGGCCATGTATGCCCTGCATTTGTATGGGGGCATCGGGGAAGAGTTCACCACCACCGACGACGACGGCCGCGAAACGAAATATATTGTCGCAGGCCTCTTATCGAACTGTGTCTTTCAAGGGAATCTGCTGATCAGCGAGGCGAACTTCCTGGATCGTTACCCCGATGTGAGCGGCTACGAGATGTTCCTGGTTCGCACGCCGGAAGGAAAAGAAGAGGCTGTTCGAAGCGTCCTGGAAACCCGCCTGGCGGACCAAGGGTTCGATATCACCTCGGCCGAGAAGATCCTGACGGGTTTGCTGGCTGTGCAGAACACCTACCTGTCGACGTTTCAAAGCTTGGGCGCGCTCGGTCTGCTGCTGGGTACGTTTGGCCTGGCAGCGGTACAACTGCGAACCATTCTCGAACGTCGGTCGGAGTTGGCCCTGCTGCGAGCAGCCGGCTTTGCCAATGGTCGGCTCTACTCGCTGGTGATGCGTGAGACGATGGTTCTGCTCCTGGGCGGACTGGCGACCGGGGTAATCTCGGCCTTAATCACGGTCGTGCCGCATATGGTGTTTGGCAATGCGTCGATTCCGTTCGCTTCGCTGGGGGGCATGCTCAGCATGATCCTGGTGGTGGGGATCGTCAGCAGCAGCCTGGCGGTTCGTTCGGCCTTGAAAGGGGACATTGTGCCGGCGTTGCGTGGTAGTTGA
- a CDS encoding ABC transporter ATP-binding protein, with the protein MADLEIKQLAKDYPTRAESLKVLRDVSLSLSQGESAAILGPSGCGKSTLLYCIGTLEEPTSGSITLDGQNPFTLSEVQLAKFRSENIGFIFQDHHLLPQLTVLENVLVPTLAAGKSTPQQIERAKMLIERVGLSQRIEHRSAELSGGERQRVAVARSLIHQPKLLLADEPTGNLDKTNAEAIGNLLLELQKEERSILIVVTHSQELAAIFQQKYQLDDGQLQGQQPAAHS; encoded by the coding sequence ATGGCAGACCTGGAAATCAAGCAGTTGGCCAAAGATTACCCCACCCGGGCCGAGTCTTTGAAAGTCCTGCGGGACGTTTCTCTTTCGCTTTCCCAGGGTGAAAGCGCGGCGATCCTGGGGCCCAGCGGCTGCGGCAAAAGCACCCTGCTCTACTGCATCGGCACGCTCGAAGAGCCCACCTCCGGCAGCATCACGCTCGACGGTCAGAACCCCTTCACCCTTAGCGAAGTGCAGTTGGCCAAGTTTCGTAGCGAGAACATCGGCTTTATCTTCCAAGACCATCACCTGCTGCCGCAACTGACCGTGCTGGAGAACGTCCTGGTCCCCACGCTGGCGGCCGGCAAGTCAACGCCCCAGCAGATCGAACGAGCCAAGATGCTCATCGAGAGGGTCGGTCTTTCGCAGCGGATCGAACACCGCTCGGCCGAGCTTTCCGGCGGCGAACGGCAACGCGTCGCCGTGGCCCGCAGCTTGATCCATCAGCCCAAGCTGCTGCTGGCCGACGAGCCGACCGGCAACCTCGATAAGACCAACGCCGAGGCAATCGGCAACTTACTGCTGGAGCTACAAAAGGAAGAACGCTCGATCTTGATCGTGGTGACGCACAGCCAGGAACTGGCCGCCATCTTCCAGCAAAAATACCAACTGGACGACGGCCAACTGCAAGGTCAACAACCGGCGGCGCACTCGTAA
- a CDS encoding prenyltransferase/squalene oxidase repeat-containing protein, with translation MLSYHEQLTLRLAAGIGELDEATRARHTQFLLAKQQPDGGFAGREGASDLYYTSFGLRSLAILGELHGEVAEKAATFLQTRLSGNEGVVDFLSLIYGAKLLETAAGIDIFADASRDWRRSVADTLNTLRRQDGGYAKGPEGMASSTYHTFLVLLCLQLIEQPIPQPEAMVTFLLSQESEEGGFREIRASKRAGTNPTAAAIGALRILDSLTEEIIEGTLDFLVEMQNDEGGLRANTRIPIADVLSTFTGMLTLTDLDALHEIEQDDTLKYVRALEQESGGFFGAAWDEVADVEYTFYGLGSLALLHVPNDFTLE, from the coding sequence ATGCTTTCCTACCACGAACAACTTACGCTTCGTCTGGCAGCCGGGATTGGCGAGCTCGACGAAGCGACTCGCGCGCGGCACACCCAGTTTCTGCTGGCCAAGCAGCAGCCAGATGGTGGCTTTGCCGGCCGTGAAGGGGCCAGCGACCTTTATTACACCAGCTTCGGCCTGCGTAGCCTGGCGATCCTGGGAGAGCTTCACGGAGAGGTTGCCGAGAAGGCCGCGACGTTCCTGCAAACCAGGCTATCCGGCAACGAAGGGGTCGTCGATTTTCTTTCGCTGATCTACGGTGCGAAGCTGCTGGAAACGGCGGCAGGCATTGATATCTTCGCCGATGCCTCGCGCGACTGGCGGCGAAGTGTCGCCGATACGCTGAACACCTTACGGCGTCAAGACGGCGGCTATGCCAAAGGCCCCGAAGGGATGGCCAGCAGTACGTATCACACGTTCCTGGTGCTGTTGTGCCTGCAACTGATCGAACAACCGATCCCGCAGCCCGAAGCGATGGTCACGTTTCTTCTCTCGCAAGAGTCGGAAGAAGGAGGCTTTCGCGAGATCCGGGCCAGCAAGCGAGCCGGCACCAATCCGACCGCGGCGGCGATCGGCGCGCTGCGGATTCTCGATAGCCTGACCGAAGAGATTATCGAAGGCACCCTCGACTTTCTGGTCGAGATGCAAAACGATGAAGGTGGGCTGCGCGCGAACACGCGGATTCCCATCGCTGATGTGCTGAGCACGTTCACCGGCATGCTGACGCTGACCGACCTGGACGCGCTACACGAGATTGAACAAGACGACACCTTGAAATATGTCCGCGCCCTCGAACAAGAGAGCGGCGGCTTCTTCGGGGCGGCCTGGGACGAGGTGGCCGACGTGGAATATACGTTCTACGGACTGGGCAGCCTCGCCCTGCTTCATGTCCCCAACGACTTCACCCTGGAATGA
- a CDS encoding acyl-CoA thioesterase — MSQTFQTTRRVEFRDTDAAGIVHFSAFLIYMEQAEHEFLRSLGLSVHHQLEDTSMSWPRVSVDCDYRGPAKFEDVLDVSLIIARIGSRSVTYRFHFQRDELTLAEGTMTAVCCQVRPGHAPKSMEIPDWFKEKLQPFVDPTATT, encoded by the coding sequence ATGTCGCAAACCTTTCAAACGACCCGCCGCGTCGAATTCCGAGATACGGATGCCGCCGGCATCGTGCACTTTTCGGCCTTCCTGATTTATATGGAGCAGGCCGAGCACGAGTTCCTGCGTTCGCTGGGGCTCAGCGTTCATCACCAACTGGAAGACACGTCGATGAGCTGGCCCCGGGTATCGGTCGATTGCGACTACCGCGGCCCGGCCAAGTTCGAGGACGTACTGGACGTGTCGCTGATCATTGCCCGGATTGGCTCGCGAAGCGTGACCTACCGGTTCCATTTCCAGCGCGACGAACTGACCCTGGCCGAAGGGACCATGACCGCCGTCTGCTGCCAGGTTCGCCCTGGCCATGCTCCCAAGAGCATGGAGATCCCCGACTGGTTCAAAGAGAAACTCCAACCCTTCGTCGACCCGACGGCCACCACTTAA